In Micromonospora sp. NBC_01813, the following are encoded in one genomic region:
- a CDS encoding aminoglycoside phosphotransferase family protein, producing the protein MSDIPDLGPPPQRIAADVEQVRRLVAAQFPQWADLPVEPVANSGWDNWTFHLGPEMSVRLPSAAEYALAVDKEHRWLPTLATRSPLPVPTPLAKGEPGAGYPYPWSIYQWLDGAPARPDRIADPVRFALDLAEFLAALQGVETAGGPQPGVHNWFRGGTLRTYDMTVECALAELADRVDAELVREIWASALGARWDGVDRWFHGDIAAGNLLVADGQLVAVIDFGTCGVGDPACDLTIAWTLLTADGRQAFRERLSVDDATWARGRGWALWKTLATCSNTFEDPEYAEEHASAQRVLGEIFSEYAAGTATTSSP; encoded by the coding sequence GTGAGTGACATTCCGGATCTCGGTCCCCCGCCGCAGCGCATTGCCGCCGACGTGGAGCAGGTGCGTCGACTCGTCGCCGCCCAGTTCCCGCAGTGGGCCGACCTCCCGGTTGAGCCCGTGGCCAACAGCGGCTGGGACAACTGGACGTTCCACCTCGGCCCCGAGATGTCCGTACGCCTGCCGAGCGCCGCGGAGTACGCCCTCGCGGTCGACAAGGAGCATCGGTGGCTCCCGACGCTCGCCACCCGGTCACCGCTACCGGTCCCCACCCCGCTGGCGAAGGGCGAGCCCGGAGCCGGCTACCCCTACCCATGGTCGATCTACCAATGGCTCGACGGCGCGCCAGCGCGCCCGGACCGGATCGCCGACCCGGTGCGGTTCGCGCTCGACCTGGCTGAGTTCCTAGCGGCCCTGCAGGGGGTCGAGACCGCTGGCGGTCCGCAGCCGGGTGTCCACAACTGGTTCCGGGGTGGCACTCTGCGTACGTACGACATGACGGTTGAGTGCGCGCTCGCGGAGCTGGCCGACCGCGTGGATGCCGAGCTGGTCCGCGAGATCTGGGCGAGTGCGCTCGGTGCCCGCTGGGACGGGGTGGACCGCTGGTTCCACGGGGACATCGCCGCCGGGAACCTTCTGGTCGCTGACGGGCAGCTGGTGGCCGTCATTGACTTCGGGACCTGCGGCGTCGGCGATCCGGCCTGCGATCTGACGATCGCTTGGACCTTGCTGACCGCCGACGGCCGGCAGGCATTCCGCGAGCGGCTATCGGTGGATGATGCGACGTGGGCGCGCGGACGTGGCTGGGCCCTCTGGAAGACGCTCGCTACGTGCTCCAACACCTTCGAAGATCCCGAGTACGCGGAAGAGCACGCCAGCGCCCAGCGCGTCCTGGGAGAGATCTTCTCTGAGTACGCAGCCGGCACCGCCACCACGTCAAGCCCGTGA